GTGCGCCGGTAGGCATCGAGCATGTCGCCCGCGTGCCCCGGTCCGTACCCCAGATAGCGCCCCACCGCCGCCAGTTCCCGGGAGTGCGACGGGAAGGTGTCCCCGGCCCGCCCGCGCACCAGCATCACGGCGTTGCGCACGCGGGTCGCGAGCACCCATGCCTCGTCCAGGGTCGCGGTGTCCTCCGCGGAGATCAGCCCGGCCTCCCGCGCCGCCCTCAGGGCCGCACGGGTCCGGGTGGTGCGCAGTCCCGGCACCTCCCAGCCGTGCCGCAGCTGCAGCAGCTGCACGGTCCACTCGACGTCGGACAGTCCACCCGGCCCGATCTTGGTGTGCAGCTTGGGGTCGGCGCCCCGGGGCAGCCGTTCCGACTCCATCCGGGCCTTCAGCCGCCGGATCTCCCGTACGGCCTCGTCCCCCAGGCCCCGCTCCGGGTAGCGCAGCGGATCGATCAGCTCGACGAAGCGGCGGCCCAGCTCCTCGTCGCCGGCGACCGGTTCGGCACGCAGCAGGGCCTGCGACTCCCAGACGAGGGACCAGCGGCGGTAGTACGCCTCGTACGACTTGAGGGTCCGCACCAGCGGTCCGGACTTGCCTTCCGGCCGCAGGTCGGCGTCGATCAGCAGCGGTGGGTCGGCGCTCGGCAGCTGGAGCAGCCGGCGCATCTCGCTGACGACCCGGTTCGCGGCGTCGGAGGCCTCCCGCTCGTCGGCCCCGTCCTGCGGTTCGTGCACGAACAGCACGTCCGCGTCGGAGCCGTAACCCAGCTCGTGCCCGCCGAACCGCCCCATCCCGATCATGGCGAACCGCGTCGGCAGGGTGTCCCCCCAGCCGTCCCGCACCACGGCCCGCAGCGTCCCCGCCAGCGTCGCCGCCGTCAGGTCGGACACGGCCCCGCCGACCAGGTCGACCAACGCGCCCTGGTTCGCCTCGACGGTCTGGGCCTCGGTGCCGTAGGAGCCGACGATGTCCGCGGCGGCCGTACGGAACAGTTCCCGGCGTCGTACGCCACGGGCCGCGGCGACCGCCTGCTCGCCGTCGTCGGCACGGCCTACCGCCGCGAGGATCTCCTGCTCCAGGTGGGGCCGGAGCCGTGGCTCCAGTCCCCCGCCGTCCCCGTCCCCGAGCAGGGCCACGGCCTCCGGGGCGCGCATGAGCAGGTCGGGCGCGAGCCGCCCGGCGGACAGGACGCGGGCGAGGTTCTCCGCCGCCGCGCCCTCGTCCCGCAGCAGCCGCAGATACCAGGGCGTCTTGCCCAGCGCGTCCGAGACCTTGCGGAAGTTGAGCAGGCCGGCGTCGGGATCGGCGGAGTCCGCGAACCAGCCCAGCAGCACGGGTAGCAGGGTCCGCTGGATCGCGGCCTTGCGCGTGACCCCGGACGCCAGCGCCTCCAGGTGCCGCAGGGCCGCCGCGGGATCGGCGTAGCCGAGGGCGACGAGCCGCTCGCGGGCCGCCTCGGGGCTCAACCTGACCTCGCCGGGCGCGAGTTGGGCGACCGCGTCGAGCAGGGGCCGGTAGAAGAGCTTCTCGTGCAGGCGGCGCACGACGGCGGCGTGCCGTTTCCACTCGCGGTTCAGCTCGGCGACCGGGTCGGCGCGCAGGCCCAGGGAGCGGCCGAGGCGCCGCTGGTCGGCCTCGTCCTCGGGCACGAGGTGGGTGCGGCGCAGCCGGTAGAGCTGGATGCGGTGCTCCATGGAGCGCAGGAAGCGGTACGCGTCCGCCAGCTGCGTGGCGTCGGCCCGGCCGACGTATCCGCCCGCGGCCAGCTCCCGCAGGGCGCCCAGGGTGGACCCGCTGCGCAGCGAGGCGTCCGTCCGCCCGTGCACCAGCTGCAGCAGCTGCACGGCGAACTCGACGTCCCGCAGGCCGCCCGGGCCGAGCTTCAGTTCCCGCTCGACCTCGGCGACCGGGATGTTCTCGACCACCCGGCGCCGCATCTTCTGCACGTCGGCGACGAAGTTCTCGCGCTCGGCGGCCTGCCACACCAGGGGGCCGACGGCGTCGACGTAGTCCGCGCCGAGTTCCAGGTCGCCGGCGACCGGGCGGGCCTTGAGCAGGGCCTGGAACTCCCAGGTCTTGGCCCAGCGCTGGTAGTAGGCGAGGTGGCTGCTGAGCGTGCGGACCAGCGGACCGTTTCTGCCCTCGGGGCGCAGGTTGGCGTCGACGGGCCAGATGGAGCCCTCGACGGTCGTCTCGGAGCAGATCCGCATCATGTGCGAGGCGAGCCGGCCGGCCGCCCGCAGTGCCTTGGCCTCGTCGGCGCCCTCGACGGCCTCCCCGACGAAGATCACGTCCACGTCGGAGACGTAGTTCAGTTCGTTCCCGCCGCACTTGCCCATCGCGATCACCGCGAGCCGGCACAGCGCGGCGTCGTCGGGCGCGGCGTCGGACGCCAGGGCGAGGGCGCGGCGCAGCGTGGCGGTGGCCAGGTCGGCGAGTTCGGCGGCGGTCTCGGCGAGGTCGATCGTGCCGCAGACGTCGCGGGCGGCGATGGACAGCAGACAGCGCCGGTAGGCGACGCGCAGGGAGACCGGGTCGGGGGCCTCGGCCAGTCCCCGCTCGAACTCCTCGACCCCCGGATGCAGGTCGCGCGGCTCATAGGTGACCAGCGCCTGCCAGTCGCCGGCGTGCCGGGCGAGGTGGTCGGCGAGGGCGGTGGAGGCGCCGAGCACACCGAGGAGCCGGTCGCGCAGGGGCTTGGAGCCGGTCAGGGTGTCGAGCAGTTCACGGCGTGCGGTGGGGTCGGGCTGCGCCTCCAGCAGGCGGGCCAGGCCGTGCAGGGCGAGATCGGGGTCGGCGGTGGCGCCCAGCGCGTCCAGCAGGACGGGATCGTCGCGTACGGCGCCCAGCCCGGCGGTCTCCAGCAGCCGCTCGGCGGCGGACGCGTCGGTGAAGCCGTGCCGCAGCAGCCGGGTGAAGGTACTGCTTCTGCGCCCCGGCGTCATCCTCGCCCTCCCGTCCGGATCAACGTGGTACGAGCCGAGCCTAACCGGCCCGCCCCCGACAGGCGCCGACAAGTTCGACCGGGCCGGCCCGCGACAGGCCCCGACCGGTTACGCCGGCCCGCCCGCGACAAGCGCCGCTGTCCTCCCCCCGGCAAAGGTGCCGATGAGTCGCGCCCAGTCCACCCGCGACAGGCCCCGACCAGTTACGCCGACCCGCCCACGACAGCCGCCGAAGACCTCCCCGCCCCGCATGCGAAAGCTGCCGACGAGTCCCGCCCAGCCCACCCTGCTGGTGCACGCCGGTCCGCCCTGGCGGCGAACCGGCATCCCCTGCCCTGCTCCGCAGGAACTTCGTTTCCTCCCCGGCCTGAAGGCCGGGGTATCCACAAAGGAGAGCCCCGATGAACGGCACACCACCACAGACGCTGCTCGACGCGCGCTACAGCGACGCGACGGCCACCGCGACCCCCTGGCCCGTGGCCGAGGCGCTGCTCAAGGAGGCCGAGCTGTTCTGGATCTCGACGGTACGTCCGGACGGGCGGCCGCACGTGACGCCGCTGCCCGCCGTCTGGTCGGACGCGGCACTGCACTTCTGCACCGGCCCCGAGGAGCGCAAGGCACGCAACCTCGCCGGGAATCCGCACGTCGTCCTGACCACGGGCACCAACCTCTGGAACAGCGGCTACGACCTGGTCGTCGAGGGTGAGGCGGTCCGCGTGACCGACGACGGCCGGCTGCGCGAACTGGCGGCGGCCTGGGAGGCGAAGTACGGCGACTTCTGGCGGTTCGAGGTGCGGGACGGCTGCTTCCACCACGGCCCGGGACACGCGTACGTCTATTCGGTGGCGCCCCGCACGGTTTTCGGCTTCGGTAAGGGCGAGCCGTTCAGCCAGACCCGCTGGCGTTTCGACGATCCGGAGGAACACTGATGGACTTCACGCTCGAAGTGATCCCGCTGCCCGTGAGCGACATCGACCGGGCCCGCGACTTCTACCGGGACAAGGTCGGGTTCCACGTCGACATCGACCAGGAGGTCATGCCGGGCATGCGGATCGTCCAGCTGACGCCTCCCGGCTCGGGCTGTTCGATCGCCCTCGGCGACAGCATCTGGGACATGGCGCAGGGCCAGACCAAGCCCGAGCCCGGCTCCTACCAGGGCCTGCAGCTGTGCGTCGCCGACATCAAGGCGGCCCGCGCGGAACTGGTCGAGCGGGGCCTGGAGATCTCCGAGCCCGTCCAGTACGCCCCCGACGACGGCGCCACCTTCATGTACTTCAAGGACCCCGACGGCAACGGCTGGTCGATCCAGGAGTACCGCCGCCGGGCCACGGAGCCCCTGCACCAGGTGGTGCGGGACTCGGCGGACCGCCGGCGGTGACTCGTACCACTCCTGCCGCCTGTTCAGGAAGTGGCGTCGGCCGGAAGCCGCTCCGCGCAATTGACGTCGGAGCAGCAGAAGAAGAAGGATGATGATGATGATGAAGGGGTGCGGAAGCTGCACCCCCGCGCCCTGCGCATATGCATGGGTGTCTGACCTGGGCTTTTCCACTGGGGTTCGTCGAAGGTCAACGATCAGGGGCGCCCGCGCCCCGTAGTTCCGTGCCCAGGTCAGACCATGAAGATCAGCTCAGGAGCGCAACGCGTCGACGGGCTCCATGCGGGAGGCCCGCAATGACGGGTAGAGACCGGCCAGTAGTCCGACAAGGGCTCCGGCGACCGGGGCTCCGCAGGCGAGACGGACGTCCAGAACCGGAGTCCAGTCCCTGATGGCGGAGACGGTTACCACGACAACCATGCCAAGGACGGCGCCGATGACGCCGCCGAGGAGTCCGATGGTCGTCGACTCGACCAGGAACTGGCCGGCGACCTGTCGTCGCGAGGCCCCGAGGGCACGGCGCAGCCCGATCTCTCCGATCCGATCCATGACCGTCACCAGCGTGACGTTGGCGATGCCGATGGCCCCAACCACCAACGAGACCAGTCCGAGTACCAGGAACAGGCCGTTGACGTCGCCCTGTACTCCCTTGCGTGCCTTGGTCAGGTCGGGCGGTGCCGTGACGGTGAGGGCGTCCTCGGCTCCGGGAGCCAGCGCGATCGGTGCCTGGTGGGCGACCTGCTTCGCCGCGCCGAGCGCGGTGTTGATCAGTACCCGGGTCACCACTCCGAGCCCCAGCTGATCCTTGGCTGTCGTGGGCGGCAGGATCACTGCGGTGGAGACGTGCTGTTCCCGTTCGGCTCCGCCGAGAATTCCGATCACGGTATAGGCCTGGCCCTTCAGGAAGACCGCTGGGGAGTCCTGAACCGAGCTGATGCCGAGGAGCCGTGCGGCCTGGTCGCCAAGCACCGCCACCCGGTCGTGCCTGGCGATGTCCCCGTCGTCGAAGAAACGCCCGGCGGCCATCCTGCCGCGCACCGCGGCGGGAAGCGTGGGGGAGGCCGCGAGGACGGCCATGGTCTGGCCGGTGATGTCTCCGGGAGCGACCACGTCGTTCGCACGTACCTGAACGCTCGCGGTTTCCCGGGAGTCGGCGATCGCGGCCACCGAAACGACCCCAGCCAGCCGCCGGACCGCGTCGACGCCCGACCAGTCCACGAGCGGGACAGGGTCGGCCGACACGGGTGGCGGGGGTACCACCACGGTGACCGAGGTGGCGGTGAGGGAATCGAAGCGACCGACGATCTGGTTGCCCGCCGTGGCCGACACTCCGATGGTGATGACCAGGGTCGTGATGCCCAGAACCGTGCCCAAAGTGGTCAGGGCGGAGCGCGTTGGACGGGCGAGCACCCCTGCCAGGGCCTCGGTCCACAGGTCCCTGAGGTCCATCCGGGGACGCTCGATGACCCTCGCGTCGCCGCGACGCCGTACACGTCCCCGGCGAACGGTGTTCCGTCCGCCGGCGCGCCGGTCGTCGATCAGTGGGCCTGCCGGATGCGTCGGGGCCGCCGACTTCAGGACGCGCGTTCGGGCCCTCATCGGCTCTCCTCGATGAGCCGTCCGTCACTTATCCTTACCCGCCTGTCGGCCCGCACGCTGACCGCCTCCTCATGGGTGATGACGACCAGGGTCATGCCCTGCTCGCTCAGCCGGTCGAAAAGGTCCAGCACCGACTTGGTGTTCTCACTGTCGAGGTTGCCGGTGGGCTCGTCGCAGAGCAGCAGAGCAGGCTCGCTCATCAGCGCCCGGGCGATCGCGACACGCTGTCTTTCACCACCGGAGAGCTTGTCCGGCCGGAAGCCGACCCGGTGCCCCATGCCGACCCGCTCCAGCGCCTCTTCGGCTCTTGTGCGGCGGCCGGCGCGGCCGCGTCCGGGGAGCGGTCGTCGGTAGGCCTCGGCCAGCATGACGTTCTCGTCCACCGTCCGGTAGGGCAGCAGATGGAAGGACTGGAAGACGAATCCGATCCGGCTGCCGCGCAGCGAGGTGCGCTCCAGGTCGCCGAGCGTGTTGGTTTCCACCCCGTCGAGCCAGTAGGAACCCGAGGTGGGGCGGTCCAGCAGTCCCAGGGTGTTGAGTAGCGTCGACTTTCCGGAACCGGACGGTCCGACTATCGACAGGTGCTCGCCGCGCCGGACGGTCAGGTTGACGTCGCGCAGGGCATGCACCGGCGGTTCGGAGTCGAAGGTCCGGTTGACGGAGACCAGTCGGATGACGACGGTGTCCGGGTCGGACGCGGGGGACGCCGCCGCGACGGACGTCGGCAGGCCGGTCATTGGCCGACCACAACCTGATCGCCCGCCTTCAGGGCGTCACCGGACGGCGTGACCTCCACCTGCCCCTCAGCGGAAAGACCCGGCTTGACGGAGACCTCCACGACAGTGGTGCCACGCCGGACCCGAACCATGGCATGCCCGTCGGCCGACGTGTGGAGCGCGGCGATGGGCACCGTCAACACGTCACCGGTCGAGGAACCCACCTCGATGGTCACCTTCGCGGACCCGTTGGCGTTCTTTGTCAGCTTCCCCGCCGGGATGGAGATCTGCACCGGTACCGGGGCCGAGGCGTCACCGCTACCGCCGCCCGATGTCTGCGGTGCGTTCGTGTCGTCCCCCGCGTCGTTCTTCGGCACATCGTCGCCGAGTGCGACCAGTTTCCCCTCCACCTCCTTGCCGTCGGGGGTCTCCACCCGCGCCGTCATGCCCTTGTGGAGCAACGATGCGTCGTTGCCCGGCACCACGGCCTGCACCACCACCTCGGAGCTTGTCACCGTGCCGACTGGTCCCGAGGGGGTGTCACCGATCTTTATGGACACCTCGTCCAACCGGGCCGGAAGGTCCGACAGGAAGACGATCTCGCCCGCAGGGACCTTGGTTCCGTAGCCGGCCCGGAAGGCCGAGAGTGCGGCGTTGGCCGTGTTCAGCTGCTGCTGTGCTGCCCTGAGCCGGAGCCTTCCCTCTTCGCCTCCGGTGCCGGCGTCGTCGCCAGGGCCCTCGGAGTCGCTGCCGGGATTCTGTGCCGCGAGGAGGGCCTGCTGTGCGGTGGTCACATCCGCTTCCAGCGTCCCCAGCCGTTGCCTGTCGGCGAAAGAGGGCTCCTGCGCGCGGTAGCCCTTGCTCCCGTACCAGCGGCTCACGGCCGCGGCGTCCTCCTGCCCGTACGTCCCGGTGGGCCCACCGGGGGCGAAGCCGAGCCGGGCCAGGGCCTGCTCGAGTTGCTTGACGTCGTCTCCGGACGCGCCGGGCCCGAGCGTGCGGTACATCGGAACGGTTCCCCGCAGCACCATCACGGGTCGGCCGCTCACCTGCATCAGTACGTCGCCCTCCTTCACCTCCGTCCCCGCGACCGGTGCCTTGGTGACCCGCTGGACGATGGCATCACCTGCCCCGGAGTCGCCGGAGCCGGAATCCGGGGAGCCGACGGGCCCGGCCAGGTCCAGCCGTTGCGGTGAGGCGTACTCCACCGAGCCCTGGGCGACCACGGTCGCGGTCAGCGACCGCCGCTCGACCGCGACGGTGACCGGTCCCGCCTTCGGTGGTCGGTGCGCGGCAGCTGCGTCCGCCGGCGACTGCATCCGGGCTCCGGCGAACCATCCGCACGCTCCCACCAGTGCCACCCCGCCGACGATGATCCCCAACTGCTCGGGGCGGCTGCGTGCCCGTTTGCGGCGCCTCACCCGACACCGTCACCGCTGGTCGGGGCCTTGAAGAACTTCGGGAAGTAGGCGGCCCGGAATTCCCTGCCGCACTCCAGGTCCTGCATCGCCTGCTCGATGTCCCTGGTGAGCAACGGCAGGGCCTCGTCCTTGCTCATGGACTTCACGGGGGTCCCATCGGCGTTCACGTCGCCCGCGCTGGACCCGGGGGGAGCGGAGGTGCCCGCCCGGAGCTTCACCATGTCGCCGATGCCGGTCGGTTGCGTGGTCGTGACGGGTATGCCGTGGTCCTTCAGGCACGAGGCGTAAGACTGCGCCAGAGCGACGAGTTCGGGGTCCCCGTTGAGCGCCTGCGCGTTCGTCTGATCCTCTGCCGCGGCTTTGGCACTTTGCTCCTTGGTAGAAGCGGAGCCGTAGACACTCTTGTAAGCCGACGTCAGGCAACCGTCCGGCAGCTGACCGCTGACCTTCGCCTCCCGTCCTGGGACACCCATCGCTTTGTCGTAGGCGGCCTTCTGCGCGGGAGTGAGTGCGGAGACGTAGTCGGCGTTGGCTGTTTCGGCCGAGTTCTCCAGGGACGCCCGGCTGCCCAGGGCCTGGGGATCGTTGGGGTAAACGATGCCGGCGTAGACGCCGAAACCGTACTTCTGCCGATACTTCTTGGTCAGCTCGTAGTCCGCCCCGTCGGTCGCCCAGGAGGCCATGGGGTCCTCGGGGGCCACGGGGGTGTAGATGAACCCCTGCTCCTTCATGCAGGCTGCCTTCGCGTTCTCCAAGAGGTACTGCTTCTTGAGGTCCGCGCTTGCGTTCGCCGGAACGTCGAGTTGCCCCGACGACCCGGCCAAGGGCTGACCCCCGTCCGCCGAGTGAGATGCCGTGCCGCTGCAGGCCGCCAGCAGCGGGAGCAGACTCACCGCAACGGCCAGTTTCCGAACAGGGCGGGATGTGGACATGCTCTTCCGTTCGATCGAGAGGATGGGTGTTGCGTATGGGCCCGGGGAAACCACCCATCGCGGGCGTCGCGGCCTGTGCCCATGTCGACGGCATCAGAGCGGCGGAGCACGGCACCATGGGCGGCCCGGCCTTCACGACCTCGGGGTGTCACCTGAGTTCGAGATTGGCGTCCGCAGGTGATGGCCACAGGTTCGGACGATGACCAAGTGGTAACAGCCGGTTCTGAGCCCTGCGTGTACCACCAAGTCAACGCGGCTCGTTCAAGCTGCCTCCCGCGGACCACTGGGCAGCCTGGTTGTCGCCGATTCACGGCACTCGCGGCCCAGTGACGAAGTGGTCGTTCTCGTCGTAGGGCCAGGCGTTGGCGATGCATCCGTGGAGGCCCTTGATCTGCTGCATCATCACGGGGGCCAGTTGGCCGGGGCCCGCGCAGGTCCTGTGCGTGTAGCCCAGGAAGTGCCCCATCTCGTGGTTGATGATCAGCGCCCGGTAATCATGAATCGGACCGTCGAACGTGGGCGAGCCCTTGACCCACCGCTTGAGGTTCACCACCACCCCACCGGGGACCTCGCAGTTGTATTCGCCTCCGGTGTCCTGCTGGATGCCCGCCCAGCACAGGGCGTCCGCCGTCCCCGGTGTCGCGATCGTGACGGTGAGGTCATGAGGCTGTCCCGCGCTCACCAACTGGAACGAGTAGGCCGGGTTGTGGGTCCAGCCCCGGGGGGCGGCGAGTATGTCGGCGATCTCGTCCGCCGCTTGGGTCGGCGAGATGTCGAGGCCGGTCTCGACCTTCACCACGTACCGGAGTGGACGCGGACCTTGGCCCACCTTCGCACCGCCGGCCTGCGCCGGGACGAACGTGCCGACGCCCGTCGAGGGAACGTCGATCTCGCTGGGCGTCGGGGTGGGGCTGGGCGTCGGAGCGGGCGTCGTCGTGGGAGCGGGCGTGGTCGTGGAAGCCGGCGTGGTCGTGGAAGCCGGCGTGGGGGTGACGGGTGGCACGCTCCGTGGGTGCGGCGCACCGCTCGACGGGTCGCTTCGCCCCTGGTCAAGGAAGAGCGCGCCGGAGCCGAGCAGGCCCGCGGCCACCAGGGTGCCGCCCAGGTACTTCCGGCCCCGGCGGCGCGAGGCCCGGTGACGGCCACCGCGGTGGGAGGCCACGGCGCTGCCAGTGGTTGGTGCGTATTCCCGCTGTCGTGCCGAGTGCATGGCCATTCAAACTGGGGATTTCAGATGATCGCCACGAGTTCGAACCATCACGAACCGGTAACGAGCAGTCGCGCGGTCGGTCGGGTGGCGTTGCCTGTCGGCGGCACGCCGATGTGACCCTTCTGTCACAGCTCCCGAGAGGGCTCCTTCGCAGGCGGGCGGCCCAACGCGATCTGCCTACACTGGCGAAGTGCCACGAGTCCTTATTGTCGAAGACGACCCAGATGTCCGTAAAGCCGTCCAGCTGGGACTGCGACACCAAGGGCATGACGTTCTCGCCGCCGAAACGGGTGAAGAGGGATTGGAGCAGCTCGGTCCCTTCCGTCCGGACGTCGTCGTACTCGACCTCATGCTGCCCGGCATGTCCGGTCTCGACGTATGCCGGCGGATCAGGCATCGCGACCAGGTGCCGATCATCATGGTGACTGCCAAGGGCGACGACATCGACGTGGTCGTGGGGCTCGAGGCGGGCGCTGACGACTACGTGGTCAAGCCTGTGCAGGCCCGGGTGCTCGACGCCCGAATACGGGCTGTACTGCGCCGGCAGGACGCGTCGGTCTCCGGCGCCGTCCGGCCCAGGGCGGAGTCACACGGTCAGCTGGTGATCGACCGGGCCGGGCTCGTGGTGACCTACCGTGGAGAACCCGTCGCGCTCGCCCCCTCCGAGCTTCGGCTGCTGCTGACCCTGTCGGCCTCGCCCGGCCAGGTCTTCAGTCGCCAGCAGTTGCTGGAAGCCGTCTGGGAGCACAGCTACTACGGCGACGTCCGGCTCGTGGACGCCTGCGTGAAGCGATTGCGCGGCAAGCTCGGCGAGCTCGGCGGGGATCCCCGGTACATACAGACCGTACGCGGCTTCGGTTACCGCTTCGGTTCCCCGTGAGCGGCCAGAGATCCCTGCGGGCACGCAGGCACGTAGGCAAGCGCGAGTCCGTCGCAGCCGAGCCGGTCCCCAGGCCGGCTAGATCCTGTCGGTCGGTCCTGGCCAAGGTCCCGCTTCCGCTGCGCGGCCTTCGCCCCCGCCTGGTGGTGGCCTTCGTCCTGGTGGCCATGGCCAGTGCCCTGAGTGCCGGAGCCGTCGCCTTCCGGGAGGCACGCACGGGGGTGCTCCAGCAGAGCCAGGACTCCGTCATACGTCAGTTCCGCACCAGCGTCGACGCCGTGGTGGTGGACATTCCCCCGGCGCCGAGCCGGAGCCACCTGCAGAAGGCGGTGCACCAGGTACTCCGGGCCAACCAGTCACAAGGGTGGCGGGTCCTGGCCACGTACGGCAGTCTTCGCGCCTACGCGCCGCACGCCGACTTCGACATGCTCAGCCCGGAACTGCGCCGGTCCGTGGACACCACACGCGCCGCGGTGTTCCAGCGGGTGAACGCCGACGGGCGTCCCTACCTCGTCGTCGGAATGCCGGTCACGTACAACAGCGGCGAAGGCACGGAGTCCAGGCTCTCGGGGATGGTGATGTACCTGGTGGTGCCGCAGGCCACCGAACAGGCCTATGTCGAAGCGATGGTCAGCGCCATCGAGCACGCCACCCTGGTGGCGCTCGGCCTTGCCGTCGTCCTGGCGTTGCTGGCCGCGAGCGGCGTACTGCGTCCGGTACGGGCGTTGCGCCGGGCGACACGTCGGATGGCCGAAGGACACCTCGACGTCCGGCTGGTCGTCAACGGTTCCGACGAACTGGCAGACCTCTCGCGGTCCTTCAACCACATGGCGGCGGCCTTGGATCTTTCGGTCGCGGAGTTGCGCCGCCTGGAGGCCCAGGCCCGTCGCTTCGTCGCGGACGTCTCCCACGAACTGCGGACGCCGTTGGCGGCGATGTCGGCGGTCACCGACGTGCTGGACGCGAGCGCGCCGCATCTGAACCGGGATGCCGGGGAAGCGTTGCGGCTGATCAGCGAGGGAACCAGTCGGCTGAGTGTGCTGGTGAACGACCTGATGGAGATCTCCCGCTTCGACGCCGGCGCGGCCGAACTCAGTCTGGACGAGATCGACCTGGCCGAGTTCGTACAGCGCACCCTCGCCGCCAGGGGGTGGCGCGGCCGAGTGGAGACCCACCTGCCCCGACCGGGCACACTTCGCACGCGCGTGGACCCGCGCCGGCTCGACGTGGTGATGGCCAATCTGCTCGGCAACGCGCTGCGGCACGGGGCCCCGCCGGTGCGGCTGGCCATCGGCGTGAGACAGGAGCGAGCGGACATGGCGTGGGCCGTCATCGAGGTGACC
This region of Streptomyces chromofuscus genomic DNA includes:
- a CDS encoding sensor histidine kinase, whose amino-acid sequence is MASALSAGAVAFREARTGVLQQSQDSVIRQFRTSVDAVVVDIPPAPSRSHLQKAVHQVLRANQSQGWRVLATYGSLRAYAPHADFDMLSPELRRSVDTTRAAVFQRVNADGRPYLVVGMPVTYNSGEGTESRLSGMVMYLVVPQATEQAYVEAMVSAIEHATLVALGLAVVLALLAASGVLRPVRALRRATRRMAEGHLDVRLVVNGSDELADLSRSFNHMAAALDLSVAELRRLEAQARRFVADVSHELRTPLAAMSAVTDVLDASAPHLNRDAGEALRLISEGTSRLSVLVNDLMEISRFDAGAAELSLDEIDLAEFVQRTLAARGWRGRVETHLPRPGTLRTRVDPRRLDVVMANLLGNALRHGAPPVRLAIGVRQERADMAWAVIEVTDNGPGITEEAMPHIFERFYKASTTRTRSESSGLGLAIAAENVHLHGGRISAANRPGGGAAFTVELPLQTDIAAADHDFTAGAR